A region of Solanum dulcamara chromosome 7, daSolDulc1.2, whole genome shotgun sequence DNA encodes the following proteins:
- the LOC129895535 gene encoding receptor-like serine/threonine-protein kinase At4g25390, with amino-acid sequence MHKRPYTICNQKEIPLQETQITLIQFTTYVFFFTSKILHFYNFFVSSLLIMPSRELRSLPPAPLSPPVHRRSHNLLPPLAGGIAAAASLLILFAFCFRKFSLKRTVPSSDSESKPPHRFSYTALRHATSNLSPSLRLGQGGFGSVYRGTVKSPSSNSNVSVAVKVMDAGSLQGEREFQNELFFAGKIDSKYIVSTIGFSSDKRGRRMLLVYELLANGSLQDCLLHRKCSELKDWKKRLSIALDIAKGLEYLHHFCDPPAIHGDIKPSNILLDDNFNAKIGDFGLARLKAEDHVEIEVRKESPLGNGGEDNGSVAEETESVITVNGLDEFHRGVEQSPESFVRLEASPETVTGVELSPEAPVVSPRTVAAMASPCEGIEKTSLSEGNFDLSSIDSGIEISHKKSGVKKKKKSITGKDWWWKQDTGGTDSGVVKDYVMEWIGSEIKKERPKTEWIGASSSSGPVGKTEKKKHRKRLDWWVSLDDEKNVKGEKRRPAREWWKEEYCEELARKKKKKKKQQGGKGSISDDCHSESWWPRDDELHTAKKKKRSRSRSRGSKSSMDWWLDGFSSELRRARKNSYDSASGDIPKSGGISSTPSMRGTVCYVAPEYGSCGDLSEKCDVYSYGVLLLVLIAGRRPLQVTGSPMSEFQRANLLSWARHLARAGKLLDLVDQSVESLDKEQALLCITVALLCLQKSPARRPSMKEVVGMLSGDLEAPQLPVELSPSPPSRFPFKSHKKVR; translated from the coding sequence atGCACAAAAGGCCATATACCATCTGCAACCAAAAAGAAATTCcacttcaagaaactcaaatTACTCTGATCCAATTCACaacttatgtattttttttcacttcaaaaatccttcatttctataatttttttgtttcttctcttctcaTCATGCCATCTCGTGAACTCCGTTCACTACCTCCGGCGCCGTTGTCTCCGCCTGTTCACCGTCGGAGCCACAATCTATTGCCACCTCTTGCCGGAGGAATAGCTGCTGCTGCATCCCTCCTTATACTCTTCGCTTTCTGCTTCCGGAAATTCAGCCTGAAGCGAACCGTTCCGTCTTCCGATTCCGAGTCAAAACCCCCTCACAGGTTCTCATACACCGCTCTCCGTCACGCCACTTCTAACCTCTCTCCATCTCTTCGTCTGGGTCAAGGTGGGTTTGGGTCTGTTTACAGAGGAACTGTCAAAAGCCCAAGTTCCAATTCCAATGTCTCCGTTGCCGTTAAAGTCATGGACGCTGGGTCCTTGCAAGGCGAGCGTGAATTCCAAAACGAGCTCTTTTTCGCTGGGAAAATTGATTCTAAATACATTGTCTCCACTATCGGTTTCTCTTCTGACAAAAGAGGCCGTCGTATGTTACTAGTTTACGAGCTTTTGGCTAACGGAAGCTTACAGGACTGTCTTTTGCATCGCAAGTGTAGTGAATTGaaggattggaaaaagaggTTGTCAATTGCTCTTGACATAGCTAAAGGTTTAGAGTACTTACACCATTTCTGTGACCCACCAGCGATTCACGGCGATATCAAGCCAAGTAATATTCTATTGGATGATAATTTCAATGCGAAGATCGGCGATTTTGGACTGGCAAGGCTGAAAGCAGAGGATCATGTTGAAATTGAAGTGAGAAAGGAGAGTCCTTTAGGAAATGGGGGAGAGGATAATGGGTCGGTGGCTGAGGAAACAGAGAGTGTGATTACTGTTAATGGTTTAGACGAGTTTCACAGAGGAGTTGAGCAGTCGCCGGAGAGTTTTGTTAGACTCGAGGCCTCGCCGGAGACGGTTACTGGGGTGGAATTGTCACCTGAGGCTCCTGTGGTATCTCCACGAACGGTGGCAGCTATGGCGTCCCCATGTGAGGGCATAGAAAAAACGAGTCTTTCAGAGGGTAATTTTGATCTGTCCAGTATAGATAGTGGGATTGAAATTAGTCATAAGAAAAGTggggtgaagaagaagaagaagagtatTACAGGGAAAGACTGGTGGTGGAAGCAAGATACTGGTGGGACGGATTCAGGAGTGGTGAAGGATTATGTAATGGAATGGATTGGGAGTGAGATCAAGAAGGAGAGGCCAAAGACAGAGTGGATTGGGGCTTCGTCAAGTTCAGGACCAGTAGGAAAAACAGAAAAGAAGAAACATAGGAAGCGATTAGATTGGTGGGTTTCTTTGGATGATGAAAAAAATGTGAAGGGGGAGAAGAGGAGGCCTGCAAGAGAGTGGTGGAAGGAGGAGTATTGTGAGGAGCTTGctaggaagaaaaagaaaaagaagaagcaacAGGGCGGAAAGGGTTCAATTAGTGATGATTGTCATAGTGAGTCTTGGTGGCCAAGGGATGATGAATTACATACTgctaaaaagaagaaaaggagcAGGAGCAGGAGCAGAGGCAGTAAAAGTAGCATGGACTGGTGGTTGGATGGATTTAGTAGTGAGCTTCGGAGAGCTCGTAAAAATAGTTACGATTCTGCTAGTGGGGATATACCTAAAAGTGGTGGCATCAGTAGCACTCCAAGCATGAGAGGAACTGTATGTTATGTTGCACCAGAATATGGCAGCTGTGGGGATCTTTCTGAAAAGTGTGATGTTTACAGCTATGGGGTGCTTTTGTTAGTTCTCATTGCTGGGCGTAGGCCACTTCAGGTGACAGGGTCACCCATGTCCGAATTCCAGCGTGCTAATCTTCTCTCTTGGGCACGTCACCTTGCCCGAGCAGGGAAGCTTCTTGATTTGGTTGATCAGTCTGTTGAATCATTAgacaaagaacaagcattactCTGCATCACTGTTGCCCTGCTTTGCTTGCAGAAGTCACCTGCCCGCCGACCATCAATGAAAGAAGTAGTGGGGATGCTTTCTGGGGATTTAGAAGCTCCCCAGTTACCAGTCGAACTTTCACCCTCACCCCCCTCCCGCTTCCCATTCAAGTCCCACAAGAAGGTGCGGTGA
- the LOC129894602 gene encoding uncharacterized protein LOC129894602 — protein sequence MQRRSKYKKDKSGIIIGEVSPVQKSKEVANTNAFAVLEDTADNHDNTNKEQMAQEETRTWIEKSFYTNKSTTKDIDNNTNVTEQPQEDSSKSGEEIYSSHTRTRMEDSLPEGIHSQSPNRKAHTESTASKLQQQEDKQKSQSRNQYSANSSKTTATSRGEQIISDAQDNMVKFQTPDLNQIEQGREYNSHNKEVTSQENHSWWEVERQIEEQQEENNKANRENEETTTKKRIEQERENQELSKGQHEHGISTISKMIMERGSRDLDEHTLEHNFEAAVRAGDISPKSVNTKKAFTRLTKMNQKHHFGFIGLMEPFQESDRIEEYRRRLGMEHAVANISGKIWAFVDNIFDYHVMMDH from the exons ATGCAAAGGAGGAGCAAATACAAAAAGGATAAATCAGGGATTATAATTGGGGAAGTGAGTCCAGTACAAAAGAGCAAGGAGGTAGCAAATACCAATGCATTTGCAGTACTGGAAGACACTGCAGATAACCATGATAATACAAATAAAGAACAAATGGCACAAGAAGAGACTAGAACATGGATAGAAAAGAGTTTCTATACTAATAAAAGCACAACAAAGGACATAGACAATAACACAAATGTCACAGAACAACCACAAGAAGACAGCAGCAAATCTGGAGAAGAGATCTACAGCAGTCACACAAGAACAAGAATGGAGGATAGCTTACCTGAGGGAATACACAGTCAGTCACCAAACAGGAAAGCCCACACAGAATCTACAGCTTCAAAGCTTCAACAACAGGAGGACAAACAAAAGAGTCAAAGCAGAAACCAATATAGTGCAAACAGCAGCAAGACAACAGCCACAAGCAGGGGGGAACAAATAATATCAGATGCACAAGATAACATGGTAAAATTTCAGACTCCAGATCTAAACCAAATAGAGCAAGGAAGGGAATACAATAGTCATAATAAAGAAGTGACTTCACAAGAAAATCACAGCTGGTGGGAAGTGGAGAGACAGATAGAAGAGCAgcaagaagaaaataataaagcaaACAGGGAAAATgaagaaacaacaacaaaaaaaagaatagaacaGGAGAGGGAAAATCAAGAGCTCAGTAAGGGGCAACATGAGCATGGcatatcaacaatatcaaaaatgaTTATGGAAAGAGGTAGTAGAGACCTAGATGAACATACCTTAGAGCACAATTTTGAAGCAGCTGTTAGAGCAGGAGATATCTCACCAAA GTCAGTCAATACCAAGAAAGCTTTTACAAGGTTGACAAAAATgaatcaaaaacatcattttggATTTATTGGTTTAATGGAACCTTTTCAAGAATCAGACAGGATAGAGGAATATAGAAGAAGGCTGGGTATGGAGCATGCAGTGGCTAATATATCAGGTAAGATTTGGGCTTttgtggataatatttttgactaTCATGTAATGATGGACCATTAG